The proteins below come from a single Streptococcus hyointestinalis genomic window:
- a CDS encoding AAA family ATPase: MNYYHIKLDTTGEKRKIVDEGAVSDQDFLYFQTSEEDIYLVSSNECSQKDITEKLNSFDFRLERYTAISEKDFVEKVGKDKLGLFGYFLLRQKEKSCQLLPKDDVVAELDQIISLTQFKSEVRYLLADIARQKKASSVSDTLEKEPIIWIFNGKEGSGRKFAISFLERLFGLSAKILNFRRYGFPEIGDKEFPVIYDTSSIDAKDKIAFAQVLKSKESTRFGIVVAHSSEEAHQLKQELSNHFYQITIVDFPIYSKEELYKIADTMLQERAIHIRPRDLKELLENRFKVQNAKEVRQLVQELYHFAVSIDYEYDKQNFINLIGFQEDKPKISTSKEAYKKLTEMVGLHAVKDLLAQQLAYARITALRKEKDLASDDSNNHLVFSGNPGTGKTEVARLYTEILFEHQLIKDNKLVEVGRADLIGEYVGQTAPKIRKVFDAASGGVLFIDEAYSLTPQNERDFAVEAIPALIQEMENRRDEVLVIFAGYPDLMRDFVKANPGLQSRVSRELVFEDYSACELCDIFQLMVSKRDYTCTPACKDILLAHFSTIVHQTDFGNGRYVRKLLELTLYQQAKRLMAGDISRLGKRELREIRKSDIVNAIKEIDSKKESTRVIGFGR, translated from the coding sequence ATGAACTATTATCATATCAAGCTAGATACAACTGGCGAAAAAAGGAAAATAGTAGATGAGGGTGCTGTTTCTGATCAAGATTTCCTTTATTTTCAGACTAGTGAGGAGGACATTTACTTGGTATCCTCTAATGAGTGTAGTCAAAAGGACATCACAGAAAAGCTAAACAGTTTTGATTTTAGGCTAGAGCGTTATACTGCAATTTCTGAAAAGGACTTTGTAGAAAAGGTCGGAAAGGATAAATTGGGACTTTTTGGTTATTTCCTACTACGGCAGAAAGAGAAGTCTTGTCAACTCCTTCCAAAGGATGATGTGGTAGCTGAATTGGATCAGATTATCTCGCTAACACAGTTTAAAAGTGAGGTGAGGTATCTACTGGCAGATATAGCTCGGCAAAAGAAAGCTTCAAGCGTTTCAGACACGCTAGAAAAAGAGCCTATCATTTGGATTTTCAATGGTAAGGAAGGTTCTGGAAGAAAATTTGCGATTTCATTTTTGGAGCGTCTATTTGGTTTATCTGCCAAGATTTTAAACTTTAGACGCTATGGCTTTCCTGAGATAGGGGATAAGGAATTTCCTGTGATTTATGACACTTCAAGTATCGACGCAAAGGATAAAATCGCATTTGCGCAAGTTTTGAAATCAAAAGAGAGTACAAGGTTTGGTATTGTTGTCGCACATTCTAGTGAGGAAGCACATCAATTAAAGCAAGAATTGAGTAACCATTTTTATCAGATAACGATTGTTGATTTCCCAATATATAGCAAAGAGGAATTGTACAAAATAGCAGATACCATGTTACAAGAGAGAGCGATTCATATCCGACCAAGAGACCTAAAGGAACTCTTAGAAAATCGTTTCAAGGTCCAAAATGCTAAAGAAGTCCGTCAGCTAGTGCAAGAACTCTATCACTTTGCAGTGTCTATTGACTATGAATATGATAAACAGAACTTCATCAATCTTATCGGCTTTCAAGAGGATAAGCCAAAAATATCGACATCTAAAGAAGCTTATAAAAAGTTAACAGAAATGGTAGGGCTACATGCTGTCAAGGACTTGCTAGCGCAGCAGTTAGCTTATGCACGTATCACGGCTCTAAGAAAAGAGAAGGATTTAGCTAGTGATGATAGCAATAATCATCTTGTTTTTTCGGGAAATCCCGGTACAGGCAAGACAGAAGTGGCACGACTGTATACAGAGATTTTGTTTGAACATCAGCTTATCAAAGACAATAAGCTGGTAGAGGTTGGGCGAGCTGACTTGATAGGAGAATATGTCGGACAGACCGCACCAAAGATAAGAAAAGTATTTGACGCGGCAAGCGGTGGTGTTCTTTTCATTGATGAAGCCTATAGTTTGACGCCACAAAATGAGCGTGATTTTGCTGTTGAGGCGATTCCTGCGCTTATCCAAGAAATGGAAAACAGACGAGATGAGGTGCTAGTGATATTTGCTGGTTATCCTGACTTGATGAGGGACTTTGTAAAAGCTAATCCTGGTTTGCAGTCTCGGGTTTCACGAGAGCTTGTTTTTGAAGATTATTCTGCTTGTGAACTGTGTGACATCTTTCAGTTAATGGTCTCAAAGAGAGACTACACTTGTACACCTGCTTGCAAGGATATTTTATTAGCTCATTTTTCAACGATAGTCCATCAGACAGATTTTGGCAACGGTCGCTATGTCCGAAAATTGTTAGAGCTAACTCTTTACCAGCAGGCAAAGAGACTCATGGCAGGAGATATTAGCCGACTAGGTAAGAGAGAGTTAAGAGAGATTAGAAAATCCGATATTGTCAATGCTATAAAAGAGATAGACTCTAAGAAAGAATCCACGAGAGTCATTGGTTTTGGCAGGTAA
- a CDS encoding helix-turn-helix transcriptional regulator produces the protein MNGQERLLRIFLRLQAGAHLSKCQLADEFEISEKMIQRDFALLSSFLEEQPTIAAELAYDSKHHTRYLKGKSLFNKKDILVIAKILLENRALNEAENKGLIDSLLALLFREERKEIASIIASELLNYAPLSDRQERIDKIWDWSEAIRKEQVLEIAYKTPYQKKKAHTILPVSLFYDSHYFYTVVYHLRRESYMTLRLDRIVAWSVSEVKKPVLSYGRKFRDGDIRNLRVDSFMGKEVTVRVRFRYDPTIVLDQFPTAKVLEQTEDESIIEFVSQDTPGLKRWLLSQADGLTVLSPQSLVSEMREILQKMTKSYEE, from the coding sequence ATGAACGGTCAAGAACGATTATTAAGGATTTTTTTACGCTTGCAGGCGGGCGCTCATTTGTCCAAGTGTCAGTTGGCAGATGAGTTTGAGATTAGTGAGAAAATGATTCAGCGAGATTTTGCACTCCTCTCTAGCTTTCTAGAGGAGCAGCCGACGATTGCAGCGGAGCTGGCTTATGATAGCAAGCACCACACACGGTATCTTAAGGGCAAGTCGCTTTTTAACAAAAAGGATATTTTGGTTATTGCAAAGATTTTGCTTGAAAATCGTGCCCTAAATGAGGCAGAAAATAAAGGGCTTATTGATAGCCTTTTAGCCTTGCTTTTTAGGGAAGAGCGTAAGGAAATCGCAAGCATTATCGCTAGCGAGCTGCTCAACTATGCACCGCTGTCGGACAGGCAAGAGCGGATTGACAAGATTTGGGACTGGTCAGAAGCTATCCGAAAGGAGCAAGTGCTAGAGATTGCCTACAAAACGCCCTATCAAAAAAAGAAAGCGCATACTATCCTTCCAGTGTCGCTCTTTTATGACAGTCACTACTTTTACACTGTGGTCTATCACTTGAGGCGTGAGTCTTACATGACCTTGCGCCTAGATAGGATAGTGGCGTGGTCTGTTTCTGAGGTGAAAAAGCCTGTGCTTTCTTATGGGAGGAAATTTCGTGATGGGGATATTCGCAACTTGCGGGTGGATTCCTTTATGGGAAAGGAAGTGACAGTCAGGGTTCGTTTTCGCTACGACCCCACCATCGTTTTAGATCAATTTCCTACCGCAAAAGTTTTGGAACAAACCGAGGATGAAAGCATTATCGAGTTTGTCAGTCAAGACACACCTGGTCTAAAACGTTGGCTACTTAGCCAAGCAGATGGACTTACTGTTTTGTCTCCTCAAAGTCTTGTGAGTGAGATGAGGGAGATTTTACAAAAAATGACAAAAAGCTATGAAGAATAG
- a CDS encoding GmrSD restriction endonuclease domain-containing protein, with protein METKGDVTFSARTVAELLQDERLTIPPYQRPYKWQRHHIRNLFYDIKEIVEGEKNDYQLGSLILHRHEGNLDIRLVR; from the coding sequence ATGGAAACAAAAGGAGATGTGACTTTTTCTGCCAGAACAGTTGCTGAGCTTTTACAGGACGAAAGGCTTACTATCCCGCCTTATCAGCGCCCTTACAAATGGCAACGCCACCATATCCGCAATCTCTTTTACGACATTAAGGAGATTGTGGAGGGTGAGAAGAACGATTATCAGCTGGGGTCTTTGATTTTACATCGACACGAGGGAAATTTAGATATTAGACTTGTTCGGTAA
- a CDS encoding DUF262 domain-containing protein, which produces MVDGQQRLISISLFLHALGRLEDYRGATNLLARPYGALSRQYAKENTQEWQHLIETNGKQKADEICDFLLSKCSLSVISLPEERLGEAFQLFDSQNNRGKSLEPHDLLKAYHLRSIEKSCEKTVEKAVENWEKLVTDEHLPLKDLFDKHLFRLRRWTSGETGLTKSGCRNYLSFTNAFIDDFKGVDLNKNNQTYPYLRLYCLLEEAGRDFPQSLVMPIINGNYFFDYVQHAHKQFAKLIKTDTLFTSKSQEGGDEKGPSWLLDLARDSEVAELLKQKASKYERPKNLFYNILALFIDRFGEDALDKEVLEVLATWAYYPRKAKRIMDSTLANYAAGGTFQKKEVQKLFQVLNHSLTPSDFLQKINRDYFENITLKELIKEINT; this is translated from the coding sequence ATTGTTGACGGGCAGCAACGTCTCATATCCATCTCGCTTTTCTTGCATGCTTTGGGGCGTTTAGAGGACTATAGAGGAGCGACCAATCTTTTAGCGAGACCTTACGGTGCGCTCAGTCGTCAGTATGCTAAGGAAAACACTCAAGAGTGGCAACATCTCATAGAGACAAATGGCAAACAAAAAGCGGATGAAATTTGTGATTTTCTGCTTTCTAAGTGCTCATTGTCTGTGATTAGCTTGCCAGAAGAGCGTTTGGGAGAAGCTTTTCAGCTCTTTGATTCGCAAAATAATCGTGGCAAGTCGCTTGAGCCTCACGACCTGCTCAAAGCTTATCACTTGAGAAGTATCGAAAAATCGTGTGAGAAGACAGTTGAGAAAGCCGTTGAAAACTGGGAAAAACTGGTGACAGATGAACACTTACCGTTGAAAGATTTGTTTGATAAGCATTTATTTCGCTTACGCCGTTGGACAAGTGGTGAAACTGGTTTGACAAAAAGCGGATGTCGCAATTACCTGTCCTTTACAAACGCCTTTATTGATGATTTCAAGGGTGTTGACTTGAATAAGAACAATCAAACCTATCCCTATCTGAGACTTTATTGTTTGTTGGAAGAAGCAGGCAGAGACTTCCCTCAGTCCTTGGTCATGCCCATCATCAACGGTAACTATTTTTTTGACTATGTCCAGCATGCGCATAAACAGTTTGCCAAGTTGATTAAGACTGATACACTTTTCACATCAAAGTCGCAAGAAGGTGGCGATGAAAAAGGGCCAAGTTGGTTGCTTGACTTGGCTAGAGATAGTGAAGTCGCTGAACTTTTGAAACAAAAGGCTAGTAAATACGAGCGCCCTAAAAATCTTTTTTACAATATTTTGGCACTGTTCATTGACCGCTTTGGTGAGGATGCGCTTGACAAGGAAGTTTTAGAAGTGCTTGCGACCTGGGCTTATTATCCCAGAAAGGCCAAGCGTATCATGGATTCAACTCTAGCCAACTATGCAGCAGGTGGGACATTTCAGAAAAAAGAAGTCCAAAAACTCTTTCAAGTGCTCAATCACTCGCTGACACCTAGTGATTTCTTACAAAAAATCAACCGAGATTATTTTGAAAATATCACTTTAAAAGAATTAATAAAGGAGATTAACACATGA
- a CDS encoding DUF262 domain-containing protein encodes MTKDHQTLRICDLFAGNYQIPPYQRNFAWTYKEIEQLIQDIEDSCKDAKDCYYIGTLVVDTKNNIIDGQQRSTALTLIALALQNDYGETLLNHIPINFPARKGSNETLQKLYKGELPEEDDEIKRGYHDAKEGLKNVENIERFTHCLLYQVFIFQSILPEHLDLNLYFERFNSRGEQLEAHEIIKAQMMAKLEEADAQRFAEIWDACSEFEVPVIRGLKLSNTKQKEVTLNKNEADASLVQVSVESDSKLSILDALKEDQNSDVVGQEDRVDAGNYTSIINFETLLLYCIGIDKGDDASSVQLDDKKLLQVFDLKDKSSSWVMDFLAELLCLRELFDTYIIKNDRDISSSGETHWVLKKIKIGDKNQSLVNTFEDSLNKKIIMLQSMFAVTYTANRDSRWLYEVMQFLYHHVYSYFDNEELGQLFLDKLEGLAIAYAKERLFSDDACQIKSYHEEVPVYAFNFVDYVLWDNREELKDQFFDADHFRFTYRRSIEHWYPQNPDAESKQERLDDETLHAFSNLAITTGSQNSKFSNLIPAAKYNQWEEIFNRQSLKLQWMAKITDSNGWDKEQIDRMTIEIEELVSDFINTHQKGW; translated from the coding sequence ATGACAAAAGACCATCAAACCTTACGTATTTGTGATTTATTTGCAGGCAACTATCAGATTCCGCCCTATCAGAGAAATTTTGCTTGGACTTATAAGGAAATCGAGCAACTCATCCAAGACATCGAGGACTCTTGTAAAGACGCTAAAGACTGCTATTATATCGGTACCTTGGTGGTGGATACGAAAAATAATATCATCGACGGTCAGCAAAGAAGCACAGCACTGACTCTTATTGCCTTGGCTTTGCAAAATGATTATGGAGAAACTCTTCTCAATCACATCCCAATTAACTTTCCTGCCAGAAAAGGCTCAAACGAAACACTTCAAAAACTCTACAAGGGCGAGCTGCCAGAGGAAGATGATGAGATTAAGCGAGGCTATCACGATGCCAAGGAAGGCTTGAAAAATGTTGAAAACATTGAGCGGTTTACACATTGTCTGCTTTATCAGGTGTTTATCTTTCAGTCTATCTTGCCAGAGCACCTCGATCTCAATCTTTATTTTGAACGTTTTAACTCACGAGGCGAACAGCTGGAAGCTCATGAGATTATCAAGGCGCAAATGATGGCAAAACTAGAAGAAGCCGACGCTCAACGATTTGCCGAAATATGGGATGCCTGCTCAGAGTTTGAAGTACCAGTTATCAGGGGATTGAAACTTAGTAATACCAAACAAAAAGAAGTGACATTAAATAAGAATGAAGCCGATGCTTCTTTGGTACAGGTGTCTGTCGAGAGTGACAGTAAGCTCTCTATTTTAGACGCCTTAAAAGAGGACCAAAATAGCGATGTGGTTGGTCAAGAGGATAGGGTAGATGCCGGCAATTACACCTCAATCATCAATTTTGAAACGCTTCTGCTCTACTGCATAGGTATTGACAAAGGTGATGACGCCTCTAGTGTTCAGCTAGATGACAAGAAACTGCTTCAGGTCTTTGATTTGAAGGACAAATCAAGCAGCTGGGTGATGGATTTTTTAGCTGAGCTCTTGTGCTTACGTGAGCTTTTTGACACTTATATCATCAAAAATGACAGAGACATATCGTCTAGTGGAGAGACGCATTGGGTTTTGAAGAAAATAAAGATTGGTGATAAAAATCAATCATTGGTGAATACCTTTGAAGATTCACTCAACAAAAAGATTATCATGCTACAGTCTATGTTTGCAGTGACTTACACGGCTAATCGTGACAGCCGTTGGCTGTATGAGGTCATGCAGTTTTTGTATCATCATGTCTATAGTTACTTCGACAATGAGGAGCTTGGTCAACTCTTTTTGGACAAGCTAGAGGGATTAGCTATCGCCTATGCTAAGGAACGTCTCTTTAGTGATGACGCTTGTCAAATTAAATCCTACCATGAAGAAGTGCCTGTCTATGCCTTTAACTTTGTGGATTACGTGCTTTGGGACAATCGTGAGGAACTCAAGGACCAGTTTTTTGACGCAGACCATTTTAGATTTACCTATCGCCGCTCCATTGAGCACTGGTATCCGCAAAATCCAGACGCAGAATCTAAGCAAGAACGCTTGGACGATGAGACGCTTCACGCTTTTAGCAATCTCGCTATCACAACAGGTAGCCAAAACTCAAAATTTAGCAATTTAATTCCAGCAGCTAAGTACAATCAATGGGAAGAAATTTTCAACCGCCAAAGTCTGAAACTCCAATGGATGGCAAAAATCACAGACAGCAATGGCTGGGATAAAGAGCAGATTGATAGGATGACAATAGAGATAGAAGAGTTGGTGAGTGATTTTATCAATACCCACCAAAAGGGATGGTAA
- a CDS encoding aspartate/glutamate racemase family protein — MKQTKVIGLIGGMTWESTITYYQVINETVKEALGGLHSAKILLYSVDFAEIEACQSSGDWEKSAAILTKAAKNLEQSGADVIVICTNTMHKIVPQMEKELTIPILHIAEATADSLLRQGIQKVALLGTKYTMTQDFYKDVLTQKGLETLVPNAADIELVNDVIYQELCLGLVLEESRTQYQRIIQELKDRGAEADILGCTEIGLLIKPEDSSLPVFDTTLIHAEKAAQWSVT; from the coding sequence ATGAAGCAGACAAAAGTCATCGGGCTCATCGGCGGGATGACTTGGGAAAGTACGATAACCTATTATCAAGTCATCAATGAGACGGTCAAGGAAGCGCTAGGTGGCTTGCACTCGGCTAAGATACTTCTCTACAGCGTGGATTTTGCGGAGATTGAGGCGTGTCAGTCTAGTGGCGACTGGGAGAAGAGCGCAGCTATTTTGACAAAAGCCGCTAAAAATCTAGAGCAATCTGGTGCTGATGTGATTGTCATTTGTACCAATACCATGCACAAGATTGTCCCGCAGATGGAAAAAGAGCTTACCATTCCGATTTTACACATTGCCGAGGCGACGGCAGATAGTCTGCTTAGACAAGGCATTCAAAAAGTAGCGCTTCTAGGGACAAAATACACCATGACTCAAGATTTCTACAAAGATGTGCTGACGCAAAAAGGCTTAGAAACTTTAGTACCAAATGCTGCTGACATTGAACTGGTTAATGACGTCATTTATCAAGAGCTTTGCTTGGGGCTTGTTTTGGAGGAGTCTCGCACGCAGTATCAGCGTATTATCCAAGAGTTGAAAGACAGAGGAGCAGAAGCAGATATCCTTGGTTGTACGGAGATTGGTCTCTTGATTAAGCCAGAAGATTCTAGCCTGCCTGTCTTTGACACGACCCTTATCCATGCTGAAAAAGCCGCTCAGTGGTCAGTCACATAA
- a CDS encoding HD domain-containing protein, which yields MRDKKDILLAAEKLAYESCKGDSSGHDWWHIVRVRNLAGTIAQKEGADVFICELAALLHDVADEKLVADPKKREEELYLWLLEQGLAEKDCQHVMTIIKTMSFKGGTNPPMTTLEGQVVQDADRLDAIGAIGIARVFAYSGAKGRPIHDPNRTARELLTLRDYRSGQDTAIIHFYEKLLKLKDLMNTDYAKTLALHRHQFLEDYLEEFLAEWDAKS from the coding sequence ATGCGTGATAAAAAGGATATCTTATTAGCAGCGGAAAAGTTAGCTTACGAGAGTTGTAAGGGGGATAGTAGCGGTCATGACTGGTGGCATATTGTGCGGGTGAGAAACCTTGCAGGCACAATTGCGCAAAAAGAAGGAGCAGATGTTTTTATCTGCGAGTTGGCTGCGCTTCTTCACGATGTGGCAGATGAAAAGCTGGTGGCTGACCCTAAAAAGAGAGAAGAAGAGCTTTATCTCTGGCTTCTTGAGCAGGGATTAGCCGAAAAAGACTGCCAGCATGTGATGACTATCATCAAAACCATGTCCTTTAAGGGTGGCACTAATCCACCTATGACGACACTAGAGGGACAGGTCGTTCAAGACGCTGATAGGCTGGACGCTATCGGAGCTATTGGGATTGCTCGGGTGTTTGCCTACTCGGGTGCTAAGGGTCGCCCGATTCACGACCCTAACAGGACAGCCAGAGAGCTACTTACTCTTCGTGACTACCGTAGCGGTCAAGATACCGCTATCATTCATTTTTATGAGAAATTGCTTAAGCTAAAAGACCTGATGAACACCGACTACGCTAAGACCTTAGCGCTTCATCGTCATCAGTTTTTAGAAGATTACCTCGAGGAATTTTTAGCAGAATGGGACGCCAAGTCCTAA
- a CDS encoding GNAT family N-acetyltransferase has translation MPIRRATKEDIPAVEALLAQILEHHHKLRPDIFEAKGSKFTTEELTALMEDDMRLVFVYEGENGEILGHLFTVIEEAKAPKKPHKTLFIDDLCVDEKARGQKLGEQFYQFALAFAKEQGCYNITLDVWEGNDGAKRFYERLGLKPQEYKLEYILD, from the coding sequence ATGCCGATTCGTCGTGCGACAAAAGAAGATATTCCAGCAGTTGAAGCCTTGCTGGCGCAGATTTTAGAACACCATCACAAGCTCCGCCCAGATATTTTTGAGGCAAAGGGCAGCAAGTTCACCACTGAAGAATTGACAGCGCTCATGGAGGATGACATGCGCCTTGTCTTTGTCTACGAGGGGGAAAATGGTGAGATTTTAGGGCACCTCTTTACAGTGATTGAGGAGGCAAAAGCGCCAAAGAAACCGCATAAGACCTTGTTCATTGACGATTTGTGTGTGGATGAAAAGGCACGAGGGCAAAAGCTGGGCGAGCAGTTTTACCAGTTTGCGCTTGCCTTTGCCAAAGAGCAGGGATGCTACAACATTACGCTAGATGTCTGGGAAGGCAACGACGGTGCCAAACGCTTTTACGAGCGCCTAGGGCTAAAACCACAAGAATACAAACTCGAGTACATCCTCGACTAA
- a CDS encoding Mbeg1-like protein: MPNLLNYLKAAKDLSFGDLPLNDLDRICINELAYIPFGELAGWTTSDSQTLFDFLEENVERLHVGELITENRLRLSYLMAISKRFEKLTISHYVSSITVEFERQFAAALFTLPDSDYHQIVFRGTDDTLIGWKEDFKLTYMREIPSHRSAIRYLKHLLPHLEGEIVISGHSKGGNLALYASTQLPKNLQDKVSRIIWLDSPGVQEYMLTREGYLNIKDRVQGYLPQDSIVGIMLWHLESKERVVSDAFSIGQHNIFSWQVDLKHLGTFQEATHQGEVSRSLEKTFKEWTDELGIHELKQIFDLVFDSFLDNGLSRFSDFTFDEKWKILAALAQFGSLDKAKRHLLTHSATLLLAQFTTNFVAENFKKHPAPQEHRDK; this comes from the coding sequence ATGCCAAATTTATTAAACTATCTTAAAGCAGCAAAAGACCTATCATTTGGCGATTTACCACTAAATGACCTAGATCGTATTTGTATCAATGAACTTGCCTATATCCCTTTTGGTGAGCTTGCTGGCTGGACGACGTCTGATAGCCAGACCTTGTTTGACTTTTTAGAGGAAAATGTTGAGCGCTTACATGTGGGCGAACTCATCACTGAAAATCGTCTGCGGTTGAGCTATCTCATGGCGATTTCAAAGCGTTTTGAAAAACTAACCATTAGCCACTATGTCAGCAGTATCACCGTTGAGTTTGAGCGTCAGTTTGCGGCAGCCTTGTTTACCTTGCCAGACAGCGACTATCATCAAATCGTTTTTCGTGGGACAGATGACACGCTGATTGGCTGGAAAGAGGACTTCAAGCTGACTTATATGCGTGAGATTCCGTCGCACCGCTCTGCCATTCGCTATCTCAAACATCTCTTGCCGCATTTGGAGGGGGAAATCGTCATATCTGGACATTCAAAGGGTGGCAACCTTGCCTTGTATGCAAGTACCCAATTGCCAAAGAACTTGCAAGACAAAGTCAGTCGTATCATTTGGCTAGATTCCCCAGGTGTCCAAGAGTATATGCTCACAAGAGAGGGGTATCTCAATATCAAAGACAGGGTGCAAGGTTATCTGCCGCAGGACTCGATTGTTGGTATCATGCTTTGGCACCTTGAGTCCAAGGAGCGAGTGGTTAGCGACGCCTTTAGTATCGGTCAGCACAATATTTTTTCTTGGCAGGTAGACTTAAAACACCTTGGGACGTTTCAAGAGGCGACTCATCAAGGTGAGGTCAGTCGCAGTCTTGAAAAGACCTTCAAGGAGTGGACGGATGAGCTTGGTATTCACGAGCTCAAGCAGATATTTGACTTGGTTTTTGATAGTTTTTTGGACAATGGGCTGAGCCGTTTTAGTGATTTTACTTTTGACGAAAAATGGAAAATCCTAGCTGCTCTTGCGCAGTTTGGCTCTCTAGATAAAGCAAAGCGCCATCTATTGACCCACTCAGCTACGCTGCTGTTAGCACAGTTTACGACTAACTTTGTGGCGGAAAATTTCAAAAAACACCCAGCACCACAAGAACACCGAGATAAATAA
- a CDS encoding DUF3862 domain-containing protein, whose product MKKLGQFTLLCVFGLGLVACAPQKQDKSQTNSSSLTAVSDVPAKHQDIRLTFNNITLGTKDSEFAGGTNLEQLKAMFGEPAQTFQTPAGDVTLDGYTWQFDEVTITVNLLRDSAITRSISNFSFIRYNTITKDKIDKIADNMTFQQAIDLLGQPDIYSESASSEHTKLQAVWVSGIEGADSKNTPQITLNFVNNQLTNKAIVGVN is encoded by the coding sequence ATGAAAAAATTAGGTCAATTCACACTGTTATGTGTGTTCGGGCTAGGACTTGTCGCCTGCGCGCCTCAAAAACAAGACAAATCACAAACAAACTCATCTAGCTTGACAGCGGTCTCTGATGTTCCTGCTAAACATCAAGACATACGGCTTACTTTTAACAATATTACGCTGGGAACCAAGGATTCTGAATTTGCCGGTGGGACAAACTTGGAGCAATTAAAAGCCATGTTTGGCGAGCCTGCTCAAACTTTTCAGACGCCTGCTGGTGATGTGACGCTAGATGGCTACACTTGGCAGTTTGATGAAGTCACCATCACAGTCAATCTCCTGCGAGACAGCGCCATCACACGCTCAATCTCAAACTTTAGCTTCATCCGCTACAATACCATCACCAAAGACAAAATCGACAAGATTGCAGATAATATGACCTTCCAGCAAGCCATTGACCTGCTCGGACAGCCTGATATCTACTCAGAGTCAGCTTCATCTGAACACACAAAACTGCAAGCCGTCTGGGTCAGTGGTATCGAGGGAGCTGATAGCAAAAACACCCCTCAAATCACGCTTAACTTCGTCAACAATCAACTCACCAATAAAGCTATCGTTGGTGTCAACTAA
- a CDS encoding IS30 family transposase, with product MSTNHSTKKSLYSHLSASERGEISAYLKMGKTPSEIARLLGRHRSTISREIKRGSVSQVQDKNGKRIYSTVYFPDSGQRVYEINRRKSAYHKLSYCSQTFFKELEKALKTKPRCHSVDSFVQTYREKHPLEVIPSTKTVYRYIKDGLLRVKPIDLPKMVCIRKRSKVRPKATKKILGKSIEERPETITNRSEFGHWEIDLVLGKKTKGEAVVMTLVERQTRFAIAVKLANKQAETINRAVKSLLSQYPIRSITSDNGSEFSSLSDLKGVEVYFAHPYASHERGTNENFNGLLREFLPKGVSLNSLTTEELNHYVSAINDRPRRLHKYKTANILFGLAQTA from the coding sequence ATGTCCACTAATCATTCTACCAAAAAATCGTTATACTCACACCTTTCAGCCTCTGAACGCGGAGAAATCAGCGCCTATCTCAAGATGGGCAAGACCCCCTCTGAGATTGCTCGTCTGCTTGGGCGTCATCGCTCAACCATCAGTCGGGAAATCAAACGAGGAAGTGTTTCTCAGGTTCAAGATAAGAACGGGAAACGAATCTACTCAACGGTTTACTTTCCAGATAGTGGTCAACGTGTTTATGAAATCAATCGTCGAAAAAGTGCCTATCATAAACTATCATACTGCTCCCAGACATTCTTCAAGGAACTTGAGAAAGCCCTGAAAACGAAACCTCGTTGTCACAGTGTTGATAGCTTTGTTCAAACTTACCGAGAAAAACATCCACTGGAAGTTATCCCTTCCACCAAGACAGTGTATCGTTACATCAAAGACGGACTGTTGAGGGTTAAACCGATTGATTTACCTAAGATGGTGTGCATCCGAAAACGGTCTAAAGTAAGGCCTAAGGCCACGAAGAAAATCTTAGGAAAATCCATTGAAGAACGTCCAGAAACTATTACTAATCGCTCTGAATTTGGACATTGGGAGATTGATTTGGTTCTTGGCAAGAAGACCAAAGGGGAAGCTGTTGTCATGACTCTAGTAGAGCGTCAAACACGATTTGCCATCGCTGTAAAACTGGCTAATAAACAAGCAGAAACTATCAATAGGGCTGTTAAGAGCCTACTATCACAGTACCCTATTCGCTCTATCACATCGGACAATGGCTCAGAGTTCAGTAGCTTGTCAGACTTAAAAGGTGTGGAAGTCTATTTTGCCCATCCTTATGCTTCTCATGAAAGAGGAACAAATGAAAATTTCAATGGTCTCTTGAGAGAGTTTCTCCCAAAAGGTGTCTCTCTTAACTCACTAACGACAGAAGAACTCAATCACTACGTCTCTGCTATCAATGACAGACCTAGACGACTTCACAAGTATAAAACCGCAAATATTTTGTTTGGGCTAGCCCAAACAGCTTAA